AAATATTGAATACAGGCAACGTAATAATTTATTAGAAATGCCTTTACTGCTACTGATGTGTCTTTTTGATTTGGCTGTTTTTTACAGGAGTTTGCTAAGGCAGGAGAATGTTTTGATAAACACAAAGCTTTTTGTGAAAACATCTTCTCAGTGCATGCTGAATGCTCAAGAAACTAATACTATCACTCTAAAAAGCATAAGAATTTAATTTCAACACATTCAAGCATCCGAACTTTGCTCTGTTCCCTTCACATTCATGGACCCACATTAATTCAAATGAAATTGTGATGTTTGTTCCTACCATGTGTTTGGAATCATATAGATCTGTAATAGCTTTAATAATTTGTCTGTATTagtcagttattttaaaaatattcaactatttatgatttattttcatcttaGATCTCATATCACCATATTCTAAGCTATTCTgattaacaaatatttaaaacagttGTCAAGCAGGTAATTAGTGGGGTATTTGAACCTgcgtaaaattattttttatacttAATTAGAGGCATCAAGTGGGAGAAAATTAGGTAAAAGATAATTGTGATAATATAATGAATATGCTCATATTTCTCAACTGTCTCATTTACAGTAATTGAGAGTCTGGCTGTGTTTTCACTCAGGACTCGGGGAGGAATCTGACCATCCAAATAAGTCTGTCCATGAAGGAGGATGACCAACTCCTTGTTCAGCTGATCACAGAACCAGAGCTTCTAGAGGTTGGTCTCCTGttagattgtgtgtgtgtgtgtgtgtgtgtgtgtgtgtgtgtgtgtgtgtgtgtgtgtgtgtgtgtgtgtgtgagagagagagagagagagagtatgacCATTAATTTTCAGCCCATTTGCTTTTGGAGAACACTTAAATCAGTAAATGTTGTTGTAACTTGTTGGTGTAATGTactaaaaatactttttaattattgcaGAAGCTGGATGTCTTCTGTGGTCAGCTGATTGGCATCACTTTATTAGATTATAAAAAGAATCCTGTGGACATTTCAGTCAACTTTACAATTTCCACCCATGAGTGTCCTTCAGCTCTCCTACAGGTGAGCCCCCATCCCCGGTCCAGAGAGCCTTGTGTACAATAGTCTGCAGCTTGCTAATCAGTAATAATCAGTCATCTGTACAGTTTCATCAAaagaatgatgatgatgttgttgttgctgctatGCAGATTTaaagtgctttgtgttttcttcagtcAGGAAACATACCAGAATGTCGGTTCTATAATATCTCCACCAAAggtacctcctcctcctcctcctcctcctcctcctcctccttcttcttcttcttcttcttcttcttcttcttcttattactgtctttgtatttttttaaatactcaGCTTTCGTCCCTGCCATCTCAAGTGCTGTCCTGCAGGTGTTACTTATCGGATCCCATAGTGAAGATTGTGTCCAGCATGACACTCTTCAGCCTGGTCTTCCTGTTCAACCTGGCCATGCTGCTGGTGACCACGCTGCGCATCACCTCCATGCATCTCAACTGCAGACCTGAGGCGAAGGGCAGCATCCGGAAGGTGGCCTGCAACGTCCTCGCCATCACTTGTCTGCTGGGTACCACCTGGGGCCTCATCTTTTTCTCCTTTGGACACCTGCCCACACCTGGCCTCTACCTATTCTGCATCCTCAACTTTGTTCAAGGTGTGTGTAGAGGTGTGAGAAGAGGTAAACTGCTGTGCTCCACACTGTAGGTTGTTGTGTTGAAGTCTGTAAAGAGCAGGTTGGGAATGGGGACTCCTGTGAGGTTCTCAGCAGAGGTCTTTTAGATGTTTTGCCCTTTTTCCCCCAGCTGGGGTTCTTATTCTCCTCTACCTTTGCATCCTCACCCTGTTCTCTTACTCTTGTGGcaggttttttcctctttctctggTTCTGTGCCATGAAGGTGAAGACCATCAGATCCCCCAGCTCTAACCTCACTTTGCACTCCTCAGTGCAGAAGCCATAGGTTGGTGTGTTAAGACCCTCTCATGTGTACCTGCCTCCATTACTGTGGAGTATAAATGTTGTGAGATAAGTTTTGATGTTTGTACGTGCCTTTAAtcttatttcttgttttttgtggGATCTAGTGGCCCTTCAGCTGTACAGATCCTGATCAGCCTCTATATGGCATATGGAAAATGGCCCCATTCCCACTCTCTCTATCATCACCCCGGTGTACAGAATGAGCATCTGGCT
This genomic window from Scleropages formosus chromosome 1, fSclFor1.1, whole genome shotgun sequence contains:
- the LOC108937913 gene encoding adhesion G-protein coupled receptor G5-like — protein: MTLFSLVFLFNLAMLLVTTLRITSMHLNCRPEAKGSIRKVACNVLAITCLLGTTWGLIFFSFGHLPTPGLYLFCILNFVQGFFLFLWFCAMKVKTIRSPSSNLTLHSSVQKP